The proteins below are encoded in one region of Apium graveolens cultivar Ventura chromosome 4, ASM990537v1, whole genome shotgun sequence:
- the LOC141721410 gene encoding uncharacterized protein LOC141721410: protein MSLTTQNLLKKSQICTSIHLKNQSLSPSSIFIHFPRTPNHQIPKTHFTYKSLCTFHPPIRAFKSDNIHIHENKENTVKNLDFDAFLSVAEFLCLTASAVISFGLILNSQKLILVWLGNKVSVCQFLLLAGGILIGVVIRKRQWKRVFVGFSKPGGSGVSLIDRIEKLEEDVRSSATLIRVMSRQVEKLGTRFRVTRKALKVPIAEAAALAQKNSEATRALAVQEDILERELSEIQKVLLAMQEQQHKQLQLILAIAKGGKLLDSRRGACQDQDIAETHKTAAERVKQESPNHFEALGGQKEISTDSL, encoded by the exons ATGTCACTCACTACTCAAAATCTCCTCAAAAAATCTCAAATTTGCACTTCAATTCACTTAAAAAACCAATCTTTATCTCCATCTTCAATCTTTATACACTTTCCAAGAACCCCAAATCATCAAATCCCCAAAACCCACTTTACTTACAAATCTTTATGTACATTTCACCCACCAATCAGAGCTTTTAAATCAGATAATATACACATAcatgaaaataaagaaaatacAGTTAAAAATCTTGACTTTGATGCGTTTCTTTCAGTTGCTGAGTTTCTTTGTTTGACTGCATCTGCTGTGATTTCATTTGGGCTTATCTTGAATTCCCAAAAGCTGATTTTGGTTTGGTTAGGTAATAAGGTTTCTGTGTGTCAGTTTCTGTTGTTGGCAGGAGGGATTTTGATTGGTGTTGTGATTAGGAAGCGACAGTGGAAAAGGGTTTTTGTCGGGTTTTCGAAACCAGGGGGTTCAGGGGTTAGTTTGATTGATAGGATTGAGAAGTTGGAGGAGGATGTTAGAAGTTCAGCTACACTTATTAGGGTAATGTCGAGGCAGGTGGAGAAATTAGGGACTCGGTTTCGGGTTACTAGAAAAGCTTTAAAAGTGCCCATTGCCGAG GCTGCGGCTTTGGCCCAAAAGAATTCAGAGGCCACTCGTGCACTTGCTGTGCAAGAAGACATTTTGGAGAGAGAGCTCAGTGAAATACAAAAGGTTCTTCTTGCAATGCAG GAACAACAGCACAAACAGCTTCAGCTGATTCTTGCAATCGCAAAAGGTGGAAAGCTACTGGATAGCAGGAGGGGGGCTTGTCAAGATCAGGACATTGCAGAAACCCATAAAACTGCTGCTGAGAGGGTAAAACAGGAGTCACCGAACCATTTTGAAGCTTTAGGTGGACAAAAAGAAATCAGCACCGACAGTCTATAG